A single Cucumis melo cultivar AY chromosome 4, USDA_Cmelo_AY_1.0, whole genome shotgun sequence DNA region contains:
- the LOC103499261 gene encoding polygalacturonase-like, which produces MMIIQFEKIKSSSIILIVLVALMNLFTFGNAWSYNVVSFGGKGDGRTDSTQAFQTVWSNACASTKPTTIYVPRGRYYLRSGIFNGPCKNNAIFIRIDGTLVAPSDFQVIGNSPAWIIFRHVDGVTVSGGNLDGKGAGLWACKNSSSSTTCPTGATTLQFSNSKNVVISALTSLNSQMFHIVINGCQDVTMKGLKVLASGNSPNTDGIHVQMSSNVAVLNSKIGTGDDCISIGPGTSNLHIENIVCGPGHGISIGSLAKDVQEDGVQNVTVKNVVFSRTQNGVRIKAWGKPSNGFARNILFQHIVMDNVQNPIVIDQNYCPSHKGCPEKASGVKINDVTYQDIHGTSATKIAVKFDCSPTNPCGGIKLENVRLTYMNQTAQATCNNVGGIAAGLVQPTSCF; this is translated from the exons ATGATGATCATCCAATTTGAGAAGATCAAGAGTAGTTCGATTATATTGATTGTGTTAGTAGCATTGATGAATTTGTTTACTTTTGGTAATGCATGGTCTTACAATGTTGTTAGCTTTGGAGGAAAAGGTGATGGAAGAACTGACTCAACACAAGCATTTCAAACTGTTTGGTCTAATGCTTGTGCCTCCACAAAACCAACCACAATTTATGTCCCACGAGGAAGATATTACCTTCGCTCTGGAATTTTCAATGGACCTTGCAAAAACAATGCAATCTTTATCCGCATTGATGGCACTTTGGTGGCTCCCTCCGACTTTCAAGTTATCGGAAACTCTCCAGCTTGGATTATTTTTAGGCATGTTGATGGAGTTACCGTCTCAGGTGGCAATCTTGATGGGAAGGGAGCTGGTTTATGGGCTTGCAAGAATTCTTCTAGTAGCACTACTTGTCCAACTGGTGCCACA ACCCTTCAATTCTCTAACTCCAAAAATGTAGTGATCAGCGCATTGACATCACTCAATAGCCAAATGTTCCATATAGTCATTAATGGTTGTCAAGATGTCACGATGAAAGGTCTTAAGGTCTTGGCCTCTGGCAATAGTCCCAACACAGACGGAATTCATGTGCAAATGTCCTCTAATGTGGCTGTACTAAACTCCAAAATAGGAACTGGAGATGATTGCATTTCCATTGGTCCTGGTACTTCTAATTTACATATTGAAAATATTGTATGTGGACCTGGTCATGGAATAAG CATTGGGAGTTTAGCAAAGGATGTACAAGAGGATGGAGTCCAAAATGTTACCGTGAAGAATGTTGTATTTTCACGCACTCAAAATGGGGTAAGAATCAAAGCATGGGGCAAGCCTAGCAATGGTTTTGCTAGGAACATTCTTTTCCAACATATTGTAATGGACAATGTCCAAAATCCAATTGTTATCGATCAAAATTATTGTCCAAGCCACAAAGGATGTCCGGAAAAG GCTTCTGGGGTTAAAATTAACGATGTGACTTATCAAGACATTCATGGAACATCAGCCACCAAAATTGCAGTAAAGTTCGATTGTAGTCCAACAAATCCATGTGGTGGAATAAAGTTAGAGAATGTAAGACTTACATATATGAATCAAACAGCCCAAGCTACATGTAACAATGTTGGAGGAATTGCAGCAGGTCTCGTTCAACCCACTAGTTGCTTCTAA